The Ranitomeya imitator isolate aRanImi1 chromosome 6, aRanImi1.pri, whole genome shotgun sequence genome window below encodes:
- the GORASP1 gene encoding Golgi reassembly-stacking protein 1 codes for MGQLLSSEPADGGNEGYHVHGVQENSPAQKAGLEPFFDFVIAIGHSRLIKENSMFKDLLKANMEKPVKLEVYNTKTLKVREVEVTPSNMWGGQGLLGASVRFCSFQGANEHVWHVLDVEPNSPAALAGLHAHTDYIVGSDQILQESEDFYALIESHEGKPLKLLVYNTETDSCREVYVTPNGAWGGEGSLGCGIGYGYLHRIPSQPVTPNKNDEIKPPLPAEEHAVHPTNGYNEAPLLAPEPHMDPVEEALHLEETQNTPVHPGEAALVLPPPVQRVVNPGFPDSSDILMPEVPDLTQLLDVTSPPLNVTSDPSTVGDQIMTAEELNAYIEHVTVSEAPPLDFPTSPSGLDHALAEQNSLIAFEDPVSDSSEAAPASESLADMDSAAVSTINDEKITEDSSTEPPEKKEE; via the exons gtgcaaGAAAATTCTCCTGCACAGAAAGCGGGACTTGAGCCTTTCTTTGATTTTGTTATTGCCATTGGACATTCCCGGCTG ATCAAAGAGAACAGCATGTTCAAAGATCTCCTGAAAGCAAACATGGAGAAGCCTGTGAAGCTGGAGGTTTACAACACAAAGACCCTGAAAGTGCGAGAGGTGGAGGTCACCCCCAGTAACATGTGGGGAGGCCAGGGGCTTCTGGGGGCCAGTGTCAGATTCTGTAGCTTCCAAGGAGCTAATGAACATGTGTGGCATGTGCTG gatgtgGAACCAAACTCACCCGCAGCTCTGGCCGGTCTACATGCTCATACAGATTATATTGTGGGGTCGGATCAGATTTTGCAAGAG TCAGAAGATTTCTATGCTTTGATAGAGTCGCACGAAGGAAAACCTCTGAAGCTGCTGGTTTATAACACCGAGACAGACTCGTGTCGGGAGGTGTACGTAACCCCTAATGGAGCGTGGGGCGGTGAGGGAAG CTTGGGATGTGGTATTGGGTATGGATACCTACATCGCATTCCCTCACAGCCTGTTACCCCAAACAAAAATGATGAGATCAAGCCCCCGTTACCGGCTGAAGAACACGCTGTGCATCCGACCAATGGATATAATGAG GCTCCTCTTTTGGCCCCAGAACCCCACATGGACCCAGTGGAGGAAGCTCTACATTTGGAAGAGACGCAGAATACACCTGTGCATCCAGGAGAGGCTGCACTTGTTCTTCCCCCGCCGGTACAAAGAGTTGTGAACCCAG GATTTCCAGACAGTTCTGACATTCTGATGCCCGAGGTTCCAGATCTTACACAACTGCTGGATGTGACCTCTCCGCCTCTCAACGTTACGTCGGATCCCTCCACTGTCGGAGACCAGATCATGACTGCCGAGGAACTGAATGCTTATATTG AACACGTGACGGTGTCAGAAGCGCCTCCTCTCGATTTCCCCACGTCACCCTCCGGCTTGGATCATGCCCTTGCTGAACAGAACTCTTTAATCGCCTTTGAGGATCCGGTGAGCGACTCTTCAGAAGCCGCTCCAGCGAGCGAGTCTCTGGCCGACATGGACAGTGCTGCAGTTTCCACCATAAATGATGAGAAAATCACTGAAGATTCTTCCACAGAACCtcctgaaaagaaggaagaataG